A part of Chthoniobacterales bacterium genomic DNA contains:
- a CDS encoding TIGR04255 family protein: protein MSSEDAPGQNLTRAPIVEAVFDINVETSPGFSLAELSKDASLAFADKYPIGRRQVVAQSTFELSPAVKPDIQIEQNLEALQFVAPDRKQLVQVRRTGFSFNRLSPYSSYEDYINEVREMWDRYKKLTTPVLVRRVGLRFINRFCLPIENGITDLDDFLLTCPKIPRDTDLTFTGFVSQKQTMTADQQFRAHITLATDKFVEAEGLWVILDINTFRLHRLPPDSDEIWKIYDSLRLLKNSIFRGMLSNQCLNLFR, encoded by the coding sequence ATGTCGTCCGAAGACGCCCCCGGCCAGAATCTGACTCGCGCGCCCATCGTAGAAGCGGTGTTTGATATCAATGTTGAAACTTCGCCGGGATTTTCTCTCGCCGAGTTGTCGAAAGACGCCTCCCTCGCATTTGCAGATAAATATCCCATCGGGCGACGCCAAGTTGTCGCACAGAGCACGTTTGAGCTGAGCCCAGCTGTAAAACCCGACATTCAGATTGAACAGAATCTAGAAGCCCTTCAGTTCGTGGCTCCTGATCGAAAGCAATTGGTTCAAGTGCGACGGACCGGATTTTCTTTCAATCGATTGAGCCCCTATTCTTCCTATGAAGACTACATCAACGAAGTTCGCGAGATGTGGGATCGATACAAGAAACTCACTACGCCGGTGCTTGTCCGGAGGGTGGGACTTCGATTCATTAATCGCTTCTGTCTTCCGATTGAGAATGGCATAACCGATTTGGACGATTTTCTGCTTACTTGCCCGAAAATCCCACGAGACACAGATCTTACTTTTACTGGTTTCGTCTCTCAAAAGCAAACGATGACAGCCGACCAGCAATTCAGGGCTCACATTACTTTGGCCACAGATAAATTTGTTGAAGCGGAGGGGTTGTGGGTCATCCTAGACATCAACACTTTCAGGCTCCATCGCCTGCCGCCCGATTCTGACGAAATCTGGAAAATTTACGACTCGCTTCGATTATTGAAAAACTCAATCTTTCGTGGCATGCTATCTAACCAATGCCTGAACCTATTTCGTTGA